CACCGTAGAGTGGATGATAGTAACCACTGTTGAGACCTAGTTCCAGTGCTGCAGGGGCCCTCCACTCGGGCTCCATGTCACCAGCAAACACTACAGTGACAGGGGCTTCACGGGGTTGCGGCTGGTCGAGCGCTGCATGCGATAAAGCACCCCGTTGCGATGTCTCATGTACGACAATGGCAACCCATGGCTGCAGGTTGAAAGCGGTGGGTGCCCGCGTAGTGGCCTCCAGCAGGCGCGCGATAAGAGTGTGGTCGACGGGACGTGAGCTGTCGAACCGCTTGCTGGAGTGACGTCTTTCCACAACACGTATAAATGCATCAAGTGACTTGCGCGATGCCTTTGAATAATATGTGGGTGGGATCCTATCTGGTTCCCTCGGCACCTCCTGTGCGGTGGCGGCGATGCTGGACCTCAGGAAAGTGAAAAACCGGGATATGCCCGAGCCCCACGTCTCGTAGGGTGAGGTGCTATTCTGTGAATTAGTGGCAGACAAGGCGGCACCTGCATTCCACTTCCAGTATGAACGGAGGGATTTTATGACGCCCTGCCAACGGCAGCGGCTCACGTTCATCTCGAGAGGGGACAAAGCCTCTCTCCTATGCtacctcctttttccttccttttagTGGTTCTATTCTTTCTTGATGATTATCGTAGAGCGTACAAAGCAGCAAGAGCGGGGGTAAGAAGGAAAGGTCCAACGGGTCGCATCGCAACTTCAGCTGCTGATATATGAATCCCGTGTAACACACCAGCACGCTTGAAATAATGGAAAATGCGCAGGGGAACGGAAGTGTCCGATAACAAGCAACGTTATCGCTATAATCAAAGTACGAATGAAGGGGTGAGACGGCAAAAAGGATACACAGGGATAGCGACACGTGAttcccccccaaaaaaaaagaaaagggaaaacaccGAAAATATCGTAACATCTACCTTTGGCTCCTTATtaatcccttttctctttttgtacACTGCGTACTTTCACCTCGGTGCAATTTTTGCGCTCACCCCTGTACACTGTTGTCCCTTCctcaaaaacagcaaaagagaaacaacgcGTCAATAAATGCCCCCACGTTTCAATAAAGTGGGAATAAGGTGAGGTTAACGTACATACACATGACAATACATTACAGACATTTACATTCTTCATAAACGCCCTGTATTCAACGGCACATTGATGAGTCAACAAAAAGACTCCAACTGCGGTACAGGTCCTTACGCGACAGCCATAAAGGAATGCAACGAACACCACAAGTAACACACCACCACTGACCtctaaaaaagggggggaaggggaaggaatgTAACAcaagcaaggaaaaaactCGTGCTTGTGATGCAGTAGACAATGCGTGAGAAGCGACTCTGAGGGGAGGGAACGGAAAGGGTGGGGAATGCTAAGAGACAAACAACAGTATATTACAACCGTTCTCTCAACCAATAAAGGCAATGGCACTCACAACGACGATTGGCTGAAACAACCTGAAGTCTATTCGTCGCTGCAGCTTACTCCTTGAGGCCCCGGGCTAACATAGGATGCTGTCCAGAGAAGAAGACGACCGATCTCCTGTCCGGTTTGGGCCGTCCGTAGAAACCAATGGATTCACAGCGGTGGCTCGTGGCTTTGCAGCCCTCGTACACTGTTCGACCGGAGGGACCGCTGCCAGCATATCCACCAGCTGATGGCGTTGCGCAGTCCCTCCCGCTGTGTGGCCTAATCGTGGCTCTCGATGTGTGTGACCACTCTGGCccacttcccttcttctcctTGAGGGGCAACCGTCCAGGGCGTCCACGGGAAACACTGCTTTTACCAGTGGTAAGCCGGCACGGTTCCATTTCGTAGCCTGCTTCGTTTGTGAGTTGTTCATGCTTGCAGTGGTAGTGCAACACATTGGCATAAGGGACGATATCAGCTCGAGCGTCACACCAGCAAGCGCGCAGGCGGCATGGCGGCCCAGTAACAGTCTTCCATATGGTCTTCGAACGGGGGGCCTCGCTGAGCGGCGCGAGAACGAGGCGATCAAAACCATTCGTTAACTCCTTCCTAGGTAGTACACTACTCTTGCTGTTCGCTGTGGTTCGTCCCGTTTCTTCCATTCGATGCTCCCCACTGGCTGGGCTTTTGTCTCTTCTTGCCTCCGTGTTGGAGAGCATGGAATGAGACGCCGATGAGCCACCTTCCACTGGACTTAACAGCAATCCTGGAAAGAAGGTGGCACTTTGTCGCTTGCGCTCTGCATAAGGGGGCATCGGCCGGAGACAACTCAGAGGTGCTGCTACGGGGGCGACAGAACCGTTTCTTGAGGCGTCCTTACCGCGCAGTGGGGGACGAAAGAAACCAAACCCTCCGTCTCTGTTGCCCGCTCCCGTTTCGATTTCCTCTTGCTTCTCTTCTCCTTCTGTCCCCTGCTCCCGTTCTCCATCTTCATCTcgatcttcctcttcttgtgGTCCCTGTGTCCCATTGTCACTCTTACTCTTGTCAGCACTGTCACATTCCTCCTGGTGTGATAAATCCGTTGCTTCCCCTCCGCATGTATCACACGACGCATCGCGGTAGCGCCGTGCAACCTCTAGCATCTCGTCGGTGTTTTTTGCCTCTTGATAAGCCCTCTCCCGTTCCTCCCGCAGCTCATCTACATAACGAGCACACCGCGGCTTCAGTATAGCCTCCACTTCTTGCACAAGGTCGGTTGGAAAAGGTGGGCGGCCGGCTAGGTCATGGCACAGCATTTCATTGCGAAGCAACGCGCGCGCGTGGCCGGCCGGATCCTCGGCCTTATCTGGCACCGCTTCCACTGGCTTCAATTCTTTGAGTCGGGCGAAGGTATTCATGTCATACGGCCCATCAAACATAACTACGGCAAGTTGCCTGTTAACACGTAGAACGTCAATCAGCTGTTGCAAGAATCCGCCAGTAAGGTAATTGCAATCCAGGTTGAGCTGGCGGAGGCGAGTGTTCACACGAAGGCCACGAAGCAGCGGCtccacatcatcatcgtAGAGCTCATTGTTGTACAGCGACAGGGCGCGAAGGGGTGGGTCCGTCTCAAGGAACTCTGCAAGTCGCTCGCAACCCACCCGACCAGCGCGGTTCCCAGCAAAGTTCAGAGACAACAGGttaggaggaagaaaaccaCCGGGGAAACCATTGTCATCATGCGCGCCGTTATGTGGGGCTTTCCCGAGGAGCGCCTCAATAGAGACGTGTGTGAGGGCGTTGTAGGAAATGTTAAGCGAACGCAAACCCGGGCTATTGGCAAGCGTCTGCAGTACCGCTTCGTGCCCAGAGATAAGTCCCGCATCGCCCATATAATGATTGGGAATGTGGACCTCTTCTAATGGCTTTGCAGTGGTATCGGTAAGGAAGCTTGGGGGAAGGAAACGCAAACTTCCCCTGTACACACCACTCCCCAGCAGCGTGCACGACCCCTTGCTGACCGGTCgacattttgtttcttcccattGCGTTGGTGTGCCACTGTTCGCTACGGTTGGAAGGGACCCTTCAAATTTTACCGCTCCCTGTGAAGACCGTAGCTCAGAGCAGGATTGAAGCTTTCTCAAAGTAGCAAGTAGCTCCTCATAATTTgtgcatacaaacacatgcTCTTCACCTACCTTGCCCAGTAATTCACGGCTCTGTCCAATACCCATCTTCCACTAAAACCTCGCTGAATGTTGATGTGAGCGTGTGTGCTACGTTGGGATAAAGAGACTGTGAACTAATTGaattttcttcctgtttctcCTCACAGGCACCTTACAGTGTCTTTGTGGGAAAGAATTCTCTCTGGCTCCTTCACAGCTTCCCTCCACTTGGCGGGTGGTTGATAAGCCGAAGTATGTTTGTTGGTCACCGTGACCAACTTGTACTACCTTAATCACCCGCGAGACGAAAACACgccaaaaaatatatgtaattCACGTGTGTGCagacttttttccccttgccGTCGCCGACAGCGTCAGTCACTGCCCGACACTCTGTGAGACAGAGAAAATAAACGTGAAAAcagaaacggaaagaaagaagcgaAGGTAAcaatatatacatgtatatatatatatacacttacATACAtaatgggggggggagacATGGTAACAACAACTGTACAACCCCCGACAGTCACTCAAGAGCAAGAATACATTGACACACGCTTGCTCACAGTCACACATCACTGATGGAAGAATAGGAGGAAAGGAGTGTAGGAGAAACAACTCGTGGCGACATCTCGTCCCCGCCGACGTCTCACCCCTGGTAAAGATATCTTCTTCGGTAAACGACTCCTTTTCCACTTGCGCATGTGGGCATACGTTGGGAGGGGCCGTGCAGGGGAAGGGGTCATAGGATCAACGTATTTAcattgtttgtgtatgtgttaagtttcattttcctctcccaCTTACTTATCCCTTTCATTATTCAGCTCTTCTCACATTCTGCCGATATTCTACACATGCATGTAAAGAGCACAAAACAACGATCCTTTCCACCCTCCGGGGTTCCCTTCTCACCCCTTTTAGTCGACCATATTGTACAGTGTCGGCACTACGCTCTGCAATCCCCCCGCGACGGTGTGTTAATCGCTGAAGGTTCCGCCGTAAGCATGCACGCCGTCACTGTGGAATCGCACGGAATGGAtgagctgctgctgcatcgCAGAACGGTGACCCCCTGGGGTTCGAGAGGGTTAAGTTGTTTGTGAGTCTTCCGTTGCTTCAACAAACTGGTTAAAAATTTGGCTACCCGACACCGCCCAAGTTCTGCAGCAAGAACCAAGGGCGTCCGACCCATTCCATCATAAACATTGAGGTAGTCCCATACTGTCTCCACATGGTTCTCGCGACAACCCTCGTCCCGCAGCACGCAAGTGACCTTGCTGTAGTGTGTGCCGCGGTGGTGTGTCAAAATTCGCTGCGTGATAGGAACTACACGAGGGTCCTCCACTGTGGTCGAGGCGCCCCGGAGTGTGCAAGGCGCATATACGTTCACATTCCTTAAAAGCGCCCGAAGACAAGCTTCACTGTCTGCTGTTACCGCATAATGCAGGGGCAGGGAACCACGTGCATCGAGGAAGAAGGCACAGTTACCCGTATCGTGGTTGAGGAGCTCTGTTACAGCGTCTGCGAACCCGGAGGCGCAGGCATCGTGTATGGGCAAGCGACCCATTGCATCCACCTGAAGCACCAGTGTCTGCGCGAGGGTGCAGCTCAACACATCGCGAATGTGAGGCAGCAGCTCCTGTTGTACCACAGGGTCGCTGTGACTACACAAGTGGTGAAGTGCCGTACGAACTTGCTTGTCGGTGCAAAGCAAGTGGTGAATACCCACCGTGAGGACAGGTGGCTGGTTCCCTTCGCTGTCCAGGGAACTAACGCTGTATTCACAGCAACTGTTGGCGGCACCAGCGGTAGTTCCGGTTGTGCCGGCCAGGTTGATATTCACCCCCTCACTCATCGCATTCTGACCCGCGTTGAAGACCTCGTCATCTACATCGGAGGTCGCGGAGACGCTACTCGCGTCACGTTCGGCcgatttctgttgtttctgctgaTTCGCTCGCGCCGAACTTTGCGTCCGAGCCCCTGCCTTGCCCTGCCGCCCCCCACGGCGATTTCGTGGCGTGTTAACGCTCTTTTTGGGGCGGTCGCCTAGTCGCTGCTGTGAAGAAATGCTATGACGCGACCGCGACTGCATGGAGAGATTCAACACACTAACAGGATGGTTGTGGTTAGGTGGTGTGTGAGAGCTGACTGTTGTGTTGTTACTGTTATCATGGTTTCCAAAACGACCGCGGCTGCGCCGCGCAGTGTACGCCCCAAGCCGTCTTCCACTTCTGCTGTCCTGTCTTTGGTGTAGGAGTAAATCCACCATATCGGCCCTACCCCGTCGTGCCGCGATAATCAAGGGCGTCTCCAGTGTGTGCCCACTCTGAACCTCTACAGTAGCCTTGAAGCTCAGCAACTCTCGTACCATGTCAACAGCGACGGGAAGAGTGGACTGTGTAGCGAGGAAGAGCGGAGTTTGCTCTATGTCGTCCACCTCATTGGGATCCGCGTAGTATTCCAGTAAAACCTGGAGCATCGGCAGCATCCCCTGCGCCACAGTGCGGTGCAAGAGTGTTCCCCCGCTTGGCATCCCACTGGCATGCCGGACGCAAGCAACACCAAGGTTCAACAGTAGCCGCGCTGCCTCTACGTCGTGTGTTTCGCGGACAGCCATCTCAAGCGCTGTGAAACCTAACGCGGTATCTCGTGCTTCCACGTCAAGGGAGTGTGCCACGGTGTCGCCGGCGACTGGTTCACTGGAGGCTGCAGGTTGCCGATACCTTCGACGGAAACCGGATCCCGTGCGGTGCTGCCTGCGTTTGGTCGCCGGTGCTTGGCTGTGTGGGGACAGCACGCTGGTATCCGCGTTCGACACCACAGCTGCGCTCTCTGAATGGTGCAGCAGTATTTCCACAACATCTAACTGCCGTGCCAGCACCGCGAGATGCAAAGCCGTTCGACCCGCATGATCTGTCTTCGAAGGTTGAGCGGCATTTAGACTGTAACTGCCTGCGCCAGCATTACTGTTGCCACTCGTACTGTTGAGAAGTAACCTCACAACAGAGGTATTGCCGTACATGGCAGCGTAGTGAAGTGGTGTGCGACCGCAGCAATCCTGTACATTGATATCATACCTCTTCTCCGGGTTCACATTGATATGCGAAAGAAGCAGCTCCATTACGCTCGGGTGGAGTGCTATGGCGCCGTAGTGCAGCGCACAGGCCCCTTGCGCGTCTTGCACCATGGGGTCTACCCTATAATCTACAATAAACCGCCGAATTAACTCCGGATGATGAGCCACAATGGCATGCATAAGTGGCGTCATCCGCCCGACTTGCTGTACGGTCGGAAGTAGTTGATCAGAGCGAGAATTTCCCAATTGTCTAGACGGTGTCGATTGATTTGTCTGTGTCGTGGAGGCTGCTGCAGCCGGGGACGCTGCAGACAAGCCAACATCATCCCTAGACGTTCCGGGGGATGTCGGCAAGCTAGGCACGAGAGAACCCTTCTTGAAGTCCGGCAACAACCAAGGGGAAGAGGTAGCCCCCACTTCATACTGATGAGTGACCATCGTGGTACGCTTATTCTCTGCGGAGCGCCGTATCAACCTGTTAGAGTCTATAGGAGCCAAGTTACCATGTACATTAGCCTCGCGATCACACAGCGTTTGTATCAGTTCCCATGTAGAACAGTTCCCAGGTAGAAAGTGCCACCATGCATCGGCGTCCCTTGGAACACCTGGGCAGTCCGTATCTGCAGCATTCCCCGCAGCGGTGGACGGCTTTGGATGCCTTGATGCACTTCCTGCCGTAGATGTTGTTTGAGGTGCTAAGATATAATTCTTTACTGCTGGTCCGGGAAGCGAAGCGAGACGCACCGCATCCAGTGGGCGCACCGCATCGCGAATACCGTGCTCACCATTGCACCCTTGTCCATAGCAAATCAGTGAAACGAGCGCCGACTCCCCCAATGCATTTTCCGCGTCGATGGAGAGCCCACGTGCCAGTAGTAGGTCTAGTACAACCGGGTGCGCCACCGCGTAGTGTATGAGCGTGTAGCGACCATCCATAGAAACATGCCACAGGTCATCACCGGCATCGAGAAGAATTTCTACAAGTTCTTTATCGCCCTGCGAACAAGCACGTGCAAGCAGCGTTTGATTGGCGTTCACCAAACGGTGAAACGTACATGGCGCGCCATAGTACAGGAGCAActcaactgctgctgcatccTTGCGTCTCAGGGCGATGTCCATAGCTGTCCATCCATTCACTGAGGACCGTGCATTGAAGTCAATTAATACCCCGTCGAGATGCGGGTTCACATCGGACAGGATACCCAGTTGTTGTATAAAAGGAAGTTCAACCGGCAACCTAGACGCTTTTCTGGCACCACGTTTGCTTGTTACAGGTGACAAACTTCTTCCCCAATTATTTGGGGGATACGCAGATGACGATGCTGTGTTCGATTTCCCAAGGCTACCACCGCTGCACTGAGCAGCCATTCCTAGCAGCGCGGGGTCCATTCGACACACCCGCCTAATAAAGGAAACAGGAAGGGGTCGTGGTTCTCCCACGAGGGCAAGCACttgcaacagcagcggcagctgaCCCATTTGAAGAATCAAATGTAATATCGTACCCTCCTCAACTGTATCTGATGTTTCGTCCCTGTCCCGCATCGGCACCCGTTGTGAGACATCCGCCCCCCGTTCCACAAGCCACTTCATGGTGGCCACACATTCCGCATTACAGAGGCCGCGAAGTAGTAGCGCAATGAGCGGCGGTACGGGGGTTTGATGGAAGGGAACGGGCTCAGGTGCTGACGGATCCGCACCGTTGCACACTACCTTGTCGGCCTCCGAAATGTCGTTTTGTAGACAGGCTCGCATCAATTGACTGTTCCATGTGTTATTTGGGTCCTCTACCATACGTGGCCTAGGTCTGGGTGGCATCttgctatatatatatatctatctACTTACCTGTCAATGTTTCTGGTAATGAGTATACTGCTTTCAACAGTATCAAtcccctcttctttgtttctttttttttttcttgttgcgaTCTATCTACTCCGttattctctctttccccccttattcTCCTTCTCCCAAGCTTCTGCCTCCTCACCAGTTTCTGACTGTGTCTCCGAACACGTCTTGTCAGACTGTAAgggtttgtttgcttgaggaagagagggagaagcTAAATTCGCTTCCAGTGGTAGTAACAGCTCCAGCAGCAACGGAGATGAGAAACACTTTACGATCCTCCACCTTTTGGATATTTTATAGTTGCGTCTCAGCACGCGCCTGTGCAATGCCCTACTGACGGCCACAGTGTCGAAGACCTGAGGGGGAATACTCGTTTCCTCACCAATCCCTTTCAGGACTCTGTTGTGTACACTCGTGCAATACATGTATGCGTACGTGGACAATGAGAGATgggtgaaaaggaaaggggaagaaaaagttgtGGGCGCAGCAGCCAAGAACGGGGAGCGATACGAaagtagaagaaaaaacagactCATGCGTAGCCAGTAGCGTAACTGCATACCTCTGTAAGCTCACCTGCCCTAGCAAAAGGATCGGACATAGGCACGTATGCAGAGTGCTTACTTGCGTGCTGTCCAGTACTTTAATTGGTGTCGTGCACATTTTACACCCCTcccccgcaaaaaaaaaaggaaagcgttGGTAAGTTCGCACTGTCACTGGCACTGAAAATAATAGTGGTGTACGGGGAGGAAAGTAAGAAGGGACAGAGGTGAAGACTAAAGCGAAACGGAATGAAGGGTTAGCCGACATTTGAGACGTTTCTCCTCCAACCGCATTGAAGGCACCAAGTAagtatacataaatatatatgtataaaaataaatatggtTTAACCCCACTGTACGTGCATACCGTTTGAACTCATACCTAATACTCAAGGCGTCCCCGGGAGTGGAGTGCAGAAACTTCTATCTTAGCTATTGAGGGGGGTCCAGCTGTAATCTGAGAGCATCGCGAGCCTTGTACAGCTCCGCCAACTGCTTGTCAGCAGCTGGATCACCTGTCGATCGATACTCAGGTGCATATGGATTCGGTGCATCAAGCCCCGCCCCTCCCGCGCTAATTCCAGAGGTAACTCCGTAGCCGTTCCCATTATTGTCGTTAATGGCACCGCTGCTTGAACCACCAGTCCAGCCATTCCGGAGTGCCGACCCGCCGAGAGGGACCATGGTGGATGGTTGACCCAACCTGTTATTTGGTGTGCTCTGCTGCGACAGTGTGGCAGGGACGGAGTGGTGCAACCGGCCGCACTCCGTGTCACTAGAAGCCCTCGTGTGGGTGGGCGCACTTCCCAAGCCACCGGTGTGAAGAAGACCGCCACGTAACTGCATGCCGCCATCACAACCCCACGATCGTCTCGAAGACAGTCCCTCCCGCAACGGTGGTAAGTCCGGCATCGACGCCGAAGCTGGTTTCTGTTCACCTAGTTGCTGTTTCGACTGCATTTGCTCCTGTAAGAAGTTGAGACGAGGCTTAAAACATGTTGGCCGCCCTGGCGACGCTGCCGCAGCCGTTGGTGGTGCTTTTTCTGTCGGGGGCGGTATTGTTGCTGTCGTCACCGCCGCCGTTGTAGTGGGATTAACCTGTGGGGTGGCAATGTTGTTGCTCATTGTTGTGGTATTGCTAGCAATGCTAACACCGTTACTGCTACCACTGCTGTCAGCATTCTTATAGCCCCCTGCTTTGACGGCCATGATAAGCTGCTTCTGCCTAATTTGAAGCCAATCCTCAAAGTCTTTTGTCAGTTGCTCTTGAGCGCGCTTCATGAAGAGATGCATGGCATCAATAGACTCTTTCTGCTGCCGCAATGAGGCTGCAAGATCATTATATGACGTTTTATGTGCTGCCAATTCCTCCAACGCGTTACGCTCCGCCTCGTCCACTTCCTCCACTCCCTGCAAAACTCTTTCCGCACGCAGCCGCTGGATGCAGCCCTTCAGTTTCCGGATCTGGTCGACTACTTCATTCAACTGTCGTGCTGTAGTCTTACACGTCTCGTAGCGAGCCTTAAGTTCCTGCTTGTTGGACTCCATTTGTGCACACTGGCGATAGGAGCGACTGAATGCTTCGAAAGCAGTGGCGCGGTCCTGAAGCAACTCCGCGTCCGTAAGGGAAGAAAGATCATATACCTCGTtaagctgttgttgtttctcgAAGAACTCATCCACCGCTGTGACTTCGGCTGGTGCGAGGCGCTCACAGGCCATGCGACGAAGCGCCTGTGGTGAGTCCTGACCGTCATATCTGATGCTGCCGGCGTTGCTTGAGTGACCCGCCTCAACCACGTTCATACCGTGGGGCTGctgagcagcagcggcgctAGCGTACATGTGAGCTCCATTTGATGGGTGGCCCAGGGGCTTCTGAAACGGTGCTGCATGGCCCCCCTCTACTGATCCTCCGGTTCCGGGTGCAGTCTTAGTGCGACTTGCGTAGTTACTACTTTCACCATCGTCTGCTCCCGTCTGGGTTTCAGCATTATACTTTGCCCTGTGCACCTTCTGCAGCGCGTCGAAGAGCAtgttcatttcattttccttctgcttCACACAAAGTTCAAGAGCGTCCACACGGGAACGGTACATATcaagctgttgttgttgctgttcacTGAGTCCTCCACTGCTACCTGCGCCACAGCCGCCAACCCTGACACCTGCACCCCCTTCCGCCAACATGCGTTTCAACACatcaaaacaataataaatgcGGGCCAAATCGCCGTC
This portion of the Trypanosoma brucei brucei TREU927 chromosome 7, complete sequence genome encodes:
- a CDS encoding kinesin, putative — encoded protein: MGKSEGIRVFLRIRPAAKGLPRPLNGVGSVRGADDTQNYSVEHTFEHSTVRFHVDRRTDADVVNNTREDFTFTFRRAFEPNATQADVFNTVAKDCVLAALDGYNSTVFAYGQTGSGKTHSITGGAESYEDRGIIPRALALLYEEIARRQQQEGTYSVAISYLQIYNDKGQDLLNRGHDARKLEDLPVVTIHDGGSDSDEVALRGLAQHSAATPKDALNLLFLGDTNRLYCETPMNKTSSRSHCVFTIYLEARPHGASVVRRSKLHFVDLAGSERVAKTGVSGTVLTEAKYINLSLHYLEQVIMALSEQANGRREHVPFRNSFMTMVLRDSLGPNCKTSMLATAHPAVDQLPETISTCRFAQRVALIKQDAHVNEEVDPHVLVRKLKAELQQMRDRLAFYTKDGGGAPDRDLSDDEKLRCEEMVKRFIAATDGNAKLEGFDGDLARIYYCFDVLKRMLAEGGAGVRVGGCGAGSSGGLSEQQQQQLDMYRSRVDALELCVKQKENEMNMLFDALQKVHRAKYNAETQTGADDGESSNYASRTKTAPGTGGSVEGGHAAPFQKPLGHPSNGAHMYASAAAAQQPHGMNVVEAGHSSNAGSIRYDGQDSPQALRRMACERLAPAEVTAVDEFFEKQQQLNEVYDLSSLTDAELLQDRATAFEAFSRSYRQCAQMESNKQELKARYETCKTTARQLNEVVDQIRKLKGCIQRLRAERVLQGVEEVDEAERNALEELAAHKTSYNDLAASLRQQKESIDAMHLFMKRAQEQLTKDFEDWLQIRQKQLIMAVKAGGYKNADSSGSSNGVSIASNTTTMSNNIATPQVNPTTTAAVTTATIPPPTEKAPPTAAAASPGRPTCFKPRLNFLQEQMQSKQQLGEQKPASASMPDLPPLREGLSSRRSWGCDGGMQLRGGLLHTGGLGSAPTHTRASSDTECGRLHHSVPATLSQQSTPNNRLGQPSTMVPLGGSALRNGWTGGSSSGAINDNNGNGYGVTSGISAGGAGLDAPNPYAPEYRSTGDPAADKQLAELYKARDALRLQLDPPQ
- a CDS encoding nitroreductase, putative codes for the protein MNVSRCRWQGVIKSLRSYWKWNAGAALSATNSQNSTSPYETWGSGISRFFTFLRSSIAATAQEVPREPDRIPPTYYSKASRKSLDAFIRVVERRHSSKRFDSSRPVDHTLIARLLEATTRAPTAFNLQPWVAIVVHETSQRGALSHAALDQPQPREAPVTVVFAGDMEPEWRAPAALELGLNSGYYHPLYGAAYLRLVYYHLHGGPFGSMAKAKSCISSWYSNATGTPLLSVPTTMQGYAWKQAMIPATTFIYAATAAGLDTAILEGFDEAKVREVVGLPERYTVPVIISVGYKKADEQGKPPVRSPRFSTGSLVRWNRF